The genomic region GCCGTTTACGAAGGGGTAACTCCGTTGAGCGGACAGGACATTGCAGAGATTATTGTCTTTGCTTTAAACCGACCGGCGCATGTTAACATCAATGATTTATTGGTGATGCCTACCGTACAAGCAACAGGAACTATTGTAAACAGATCAAATTCAAAATAATATGTCATTAGAAACACAGATCAATCAAGATATTAAAGCGGCAATGATCGCTAAAGACAATGCAAGACTTAGAGGTTTACGAGCTATTAAGGCGGCGATTTTATTGGCAAAAACTGAAAAAGGCGGTGCTGATGAGATGAGCGAAGAAACTGAAATCAAAGTATTGCAAAAGTTAGTGAAACAACGCAAGGAGTCTGCAGAGATTTATCAGCAACAGAACCGCGAAGATTTATACCAGATTGAAGTAGAAGAGCAAGAGGTAATCGAAAGCTACCTACCGAAGCAATTAGACCGCGCGGCAATCGAAGAGGTTATCAAAGGAATCATCGCTGAAACAGGTGCTGCTTCCATTAAAGATATGGGTAAAGTAATGGGCTTAGCCAACCAAAAGCTAGCCGGACAGGCAGACGGT from Sphingobacterium sp. BN32 harbors:
- a CDS encoding GatB/YqeY domain-containing protein, encoding MSLETQINQDIKAAMIAKDNARLRGLRAIKAAILLAKTEKGGADEMSEETEIKVLQKLVKQRKESAEIYQQQNREDLYQIEVEEQEVIESYLPKQLDRAAIEEVIKGIIAETGAASIKDMGKVMGLANQKLAGQADGRTISEVVKSLLS